GCCGGAGGGCTTCCTGTATGTGGAACGCGTGGGCGGAACGGATACGGCCATCGCGCGCGGGCGCCGCGTGCGCTTCCTGGGCAGCCAGGGGGAAGTGATGGGCATTACGGGGAATACGGCCATCCACCTGCGCGAAGGTGGGGAGAAGGAGCCCAAGATCTGGGAAATTTACATTGATGTGGGCGCTTCCTCCGACAAGGAGGTGGCCGACCTGGGGCTGCGTGTGGGGCATGTAGGCGTTTATTGTGACGGTCCCATGCTGATGAATGAGAACAAGCTGGTCTGCCGCGCGCTGGACAACCGCCTCAGCGGCTTCGTTCTTTCGGAGATAGCCAAACGCCTGTGCAAGCAGAAGAAGCCCCTGGCCTGGAACGTGGCGCTGGTCAATGCCGTCCAGGAGGAAGTGGGCTGCATCGGCGCCGGGATGATCACTTACCGCATTCAGCCGGATGCCGCCATCTGCATAGATGTGACGCACGCTACGGATTCTCCCGGCCTGGACAAGGGGAAGTTCGGGGATATCAAGCTGGGGAAGGGCCCCGCCGTCATTCACGGAACCGCCAACCATCCCAACCTGGTGGCCCGCCTGGAAATTGTGGCGGACAAGAACAAGATCAATCTCCAGCATGAAGCCGCGGGCCGCCGCACCGGCACGGATACGGACAGCATTTACGTTTCCCGCAACGGGGTGGCTTCCGCGCTGGTTTCCCTGCCGCTGCGCTACATGCATTCTCCGGTGGAAACCGCCGCCCTCAGCGATGTGGAAGATACCATCAAGCTGCTGGTGGAGCTGATCAAGTCCCTGAAGCCCGGCGATTCCTTCGGGCACAAGCTGTAAGCGGCACAAGACTTTTCATGCGGCGCATTTCCGCCTTCCGTGAAAGCGTTCCCTTGCTGCGGTTCCGGCCGCGGAAGGCTGGAGCTTTTCAGCCCGGGGCGGCGAGACGGAACCGTTGAGGATGGCGCGCGAGGCTGCCTTGTTTGCTCGCATGGGCCGGATGGATAAAGAGAAGGCTACCCCGCATCGGCAGGGCAGCCTTTGACAAATTGCATTCGGAAGCAATTCCGGGCCGTTTTATCTGGCAAGCACGTTTTGAACGGCGTTGACGACGTTGTCCACGTTCATGCCGAGTTCGTCCAGGACCTGATTGCCCGGGGCGGAGAAGCCGAAGCGGTTGATGCCCACGGCTTCACCCTGGCAGCCCACGTATTTCCACCACAGTCCCGTTACGCCGGCTTCCACGGAGACCCTCTTCATGCAGGAGGGGGGCAGCACGCTTTCCCGGTATTCGGCAGGCTGGGCGTCAAAGCGGAAGAAGCTGGGCATGGAGACCACGCGGATTCCGCTTCCGAGGCGTTCCGCGGCCTTCAGGGCCAGTTCCAGTTCGGAACCGGACGCAAGGATGATGGCTTCCAGCTTGTCCTGTTCCCGGCGGGCTACGTAGCCGCCTTTCAGCACGCCCTGGCGGCGCGTTTCCACGGGGATATCATTTAACGTGGCCACTTTCTGGCGGGTAAGGATCAGGGCGGTGGGGCCGTCGGCCCTTTGCAGGGCGGCCATCCAGGCTCCGGCCGTTTCTTCCGGGTCCGCCGGACGAATGACGTCCAGATTGGGGATTACGCGCAGGCCGGAGACGGTTTCCACCGGCTGGTGGGTGGGGCCGTCTTCACCCACGGCCACGGAGTCGTGCGTCAGGATGTAGGTGACGGGCAGCCCGCTCAGGGCGGCCACGCGGATGGCGGCGCGCATGTAGTCCACGAATACGCAGAACGTGGCGGCGCTTACGCGGAACAGGCCGTCGTACGCGATGCCATTGCAGATGGAGGCCATGGCGTGTTCCCGGATGCCGAACCAGAAGTTGCGGCCTTCCGGATTTTCCGCGGAGAAGTCTCCGCCGCCGTTGAGGTAGTTTTTATTGGAGCTGTACAGGTCCGCGCTGGTGGTCAGGAACCAGGGGTCGGCCTTCGCGATGGCGTTGATGGCCACGGAACCGGAGGAACGGGTGGCGTCGCTGTAGTGCGGGGAGAAGGCGGGGATGTCCTTGTCGGAAACGGAGGGGTCCACGCCCCTGGCGCAGGCGTCCATTCCGGCGTCCAGTTCCGCGGCAAGTTCCGGGAAGGATTGGCGCCATTCCCGGTACATGGCGTTCCAGGCGGAGAAGGCGGCTTCCCGCCGGGCCTTGAGGTCGTTGAAGTAGGCGCGGACGTCTTCGGAAACGTAGTAGCGTTCCCCGGAGGGGATGCCCCAGTTGGCATGCGCTTCTTCCAGGAGTTTGGCCCCGCCTTCGCCGTGGCCCTTGGTGGTGCCTTCAATGCCGGGGATGCCCTTACCGATGACGGTTTTGGCGATGATGAGCTGGGGCTTGCCGTTTTTGGCCGCCTTGGCGGCTTCCACCGCTTCCGCGACGGCTTTCAAGTCGTGTCCATCGATCTGGCGCACGTCCCAGCCCAGGGCTTCATACACGGCGCGGGGGTCGGCAAGCTGGGTGCGTTCTGCGGGGGCGTCCAGCGTGATGTCGTTGGAGTCGTAAATGAGGATGAGGTTGTCCAGTTTCAGCACGGCGGCCAGGGCGAGCGCTTCGCGGGCCACCCCTTCCTGCAAACAGCCGTCCCCCGTGAGACAGAAGATGTTCTGGGTGAAGATGTCCATGCCGGGCTTGTTGAACCGCGCGGCGGCGCGCCTGGCGGAGAGGGCGAAGCCGACGGCGTTCGCAATGCCCTGGCCGAGCGGCCCCGTGGTGCATTCCACGCCGTCCGTATCCCGGAATTCCGGGTGGCCGGGCGTGATGGAGCCCTTGTGGCGGAAGTTTTTGAGGTCCTCAATGCCGACGTTGAATCCTGACAGGTGCAGCCAGCCGTAAAGGAACATGGAGCCGTGGCCCGCGGAGAGAATGAAGCGGTCGCGGTTGAGCCAGCGGGGCTGGGCCGGGCAGACGTTGAGCAGATCACCGAACAGGACGGCCCCGATTTCGGCGCACCCCAGGGGAAGGCCCAGGTGGCCGGATGCGCAGTCGTGAACGGCATCCATGGCAAGGCCCCGCGCCTGGTTGGCGGCTTTTTGGAGAAGGTCAAGATTCATGCCAGGGCAATATGACGAGAACCGCCCTGCATGGAAAGTCTAAAATGCGTCTCCGGCAAGGGTTTCCGGATGGTCCGGGTGCCGTGGAAAAAGGGAAATTAGGGACGGTGATTTTTTCTTTCCGGTTTTCCGGGGATTCGGTCATTGACATGGTTGGGAAATTTGTTTTAATTATTCTAAATAAAAAATATTGCATGAGTGATTCGAAGAATTTAACTACCGAAGCCGGAGCCCCTGTTCCGGATAACCAGAACGTTTTAACGGCCGGGCCGCGCGGCCCCATGCTGCTGCAGGACGTCTGGTTTCTGGAGAAGCTGGCCCATTTCGACCGCGAGGTGATTCCGGAGAGGCGCATGCACGCCAAAGGTTCCGGAGCTTTCGGCACCTTTACCGTGACGCATGATATCACCCGGTACACGAAGGCGGCCCTGTTTTCAGAGGTGGGCAAGAAGACCGATCTCCTGGTCCGCTTTTCCACGGTAGCGGGGGAACGGGGCGCGGCGGATGCGGAACGGGATATCCGCGGTTTTGCCATCAAATTTTACACGGAGGAGGGCAACTGGGACCTGGTAGGAAACAATACGCCCGTGTTTTTCCTGAGGGACCCGCTCAAGTTTCCGGACTTGAACCACGCCATCAAGCGCGATCCGCGCACCAATATGCGGAGCGCCCGGAATAACTGGGATTTCTGGTCCTCCCTTCCGGAGGCTTTCCACCAGGTGACCGTGGTTATGAGCGACCGCGGCATTCCGGCTTCCTACCGGCACATGCACGGCTTCGGCAGCCACGCGTTCAGCATGTTGAACGCGGATAACGAGAGGGTCTGGGTGAAGTTCCACCTGAAGACGCAGCAGGGCATCAGGAACCTCACGGACGAGGAGGCGGAGGCCATTGTCGCGAAGGACCGTGAAAGCCACCAGCGCGATTTGTATGAAAGCATTGAAAAGGGGGATTTCCCGCGCTGGACGATGTACATCCAGGTCATGGCCCAGGAGCAGGCGAAGGCGTGCCCTTTCAATCCGTTTGACCTGACCAAGGTATGGCCGCACGGGGATTATCCGCTCATGGAAGTGGGCGTGCTGGAGCTCAACAGGAATCCGGATAATTATTTCGCCCAGATCGAGCAGGCGGCGTTCAATCCGGCCAATATCGTGCCCGGCATCGGCTTTTCTCCGGACAAGATGCTTCAGGGGCGCCTGTTTTCCTATGGGGACGCGCAGCGTTACAGGCTGGGCGTGAATCACAACCAGATTCCCGTGAACGCACCCAGGTGCCCGTTCCACAGTTACCACCGCGACGGCATGATGCGGGTGGACGACAACGCGGGAGGCACGCTGGGTTATGAACCGAACAGCTACGGAGAGTGGAAGCAGCAGCCGGAGTTCCGGGAGCCGCCGCTTGAGTTGGACGGGGCGGCCTGGCACTGGGATTTCCATGAAGACGACCACGATTATTATTCCCAGCCGCGCGCCCTGTTCCGCCTGATGACGCCGGAACAGAGGGAAGCCCTGTACGGCAATACCGCGCGGGCCATGGGTGATGCGCCGGATTTCATCAAGCAGCGCCATATTGACCACTGCATGGAGTGCGATCCCGAGTACGGGGAGGGCGTCGCCAGGGCCCTGGGCATGTTCAAGGGGTAGCCGGTTGGCCTTTTCCGGGCGGAAGTTCCTCAGATGCGGAGCTTCCGCCCGGTTTTTGGTGTTGGGGCGCCGGATCCGGCAATGCCGGGAGGATGTTGACGGGATGTTCCGGACGCTGGATGTGCATTTACTTCCGCGGTTCCGGTTGATAGGAGGCCAGGGTGCCCGTTCTTTCCTGTTTGTCGTAGTCTGACGGGGCGGCTCCCTCCTCCGTGAAGACGTGGGAGAGTCCGGCCGTGCCCAGGCACAGGAGAAGGAGGACGAACCTGATCATGTGGCCACTATGGCGCGGCAGACGTCGCGGGTCAATGAAAGTCCGTTTTCAAAAGGCGTTGTTACTCACAAGTTATTTTAGATTGTTTCTGCGTGTCCCGGTGAAAGGATGCTGCCGCTTCCCTGGAGCTCGGATGCGGAGGAGGGGCGCGGTTTTCCTCTTTTGCCGCAGCGTATTATTTGGAGGGAGAGACGATCCGGGGGAGTTTTTTTCTTCCTTTCTCGGGAAGACCGTCTGGTGTACAGTGGCGGCAGACGCATGAAGATCGTAGTGAAGGTAGGAACGGGCGTGCTGACCCGTGAGAACGGAACGCTGGACGGCTCTTCCATCGTGCATTTGGTGAGCGCCCTGGCGGATTTGATGCAGCAGGGCCACCAGGTGGTGCTGGTGAGTTCCGGCGCGGTCGGGGCGGGGGTTTCCGTACTGGGGCTTCCGTCCTATCCGCAGGAGCTGTCCCTCAAGCAGGCCTGCGCCGCGGTGGGGCAGACGCGGCTGATGCAGACGTATGAGAATCTTTTCAACCATTTTGACGTGGATGTGGCCCAGCTTTTGCTGACGGCGGACGATTTAAAGCGCCGCCGGCACCATGTGCAGGCTACGGTGATGCGCCTGTTCGAGCACGGAAGGATCATTCCCATCGTGAACGAGAATGACACCGTGTCCGTGGAGGAATTGAAGTTCGGGGACAACGATATTCTTTCCGTGCATATTGCCCGCATGCTGGAAGCGGACGCCCTGTTTATCCTGACGAGCGTGGACGGCCTGTATCCGCCGGGGGGAAGCCGGAAGGCCATCATCCCCAGGGTGGAGGATGTGGACGCCGTGCTGGCGTTCGCGGAGGAGGACCGGGGCCGTTTTTCCATGGGCGGCATGAGCGCCAAGCTCCAGGCCATCCGGGAAGCCGTGAATGCGGGGATAGGCGCCTACATGATGCATGGCCGCCATCCGGAACGCATCGGGGTACTGCTGGAAGGCGGCAGGGAGGAGGCGGGAACGTTTTTTGTACCGAAGAAGGGATGAAGCGATGAATATGGAGAATCCTCTTGAACCTGTTGGACGCGCGGCTGTGGCCGCTTCCCGTGAGCTGGCCGCCCTGAGTCCGGAGGAGAAGGCGGACGCCCTGCGCCTGATGGCCGCAGGCGTCCGGGGAGCCGCGGGGAGAATTATCCGGGAGAATTCCCTGGATATGGAGGAGGCGGAAAAAAACGGGCGGAATGCCGCGTTTCTGGACAGGCTGCTGCTGACTCCGGAGCGCGTGGAACACATGGCGTGCGGCATGGAGCAGGTAGCGGCCCTTCCCGATCCGGTGGGCGAGTGCATCCGTGAATGGACGCGGCCCAACGGGCTGCATATCCGCCAGGTGCGCGTGCCCCTGGGGGTCATCGGTTTTATTTATGAGAGCCGCGGCACCGTCACCTGCGATGCCGCCTCCCTGTGCCTGAAGTCCGGGAATGCGGTCATTCTGCGCGGCGGCCGCGAGTCCCTGCGGACCAACAGGGTTCTTGCGGCCGTGCTGCGGGAGGCCCTGGCGGAGTCTGCCGTTCCGGCGGACGCCCTCCAGCTTCTTGATTCGGGAAGCCGGGAGGAGGTGAAGCAGTTGTGCGAGCTGGATTCCTGTCTGAACGTGATCATTCCCAGGGGAGGGAAGGGGCTGATCCGGACCGTGATGGATTATTCCAGGGTTCCGGTGCTGAAGCATCTGGACGGCGTTTGCCATGTATATGTGGACGCCGCCGCGGATTTGAAGATGGCCCTCAATATTTTGGACGACGCCAAGACCCAGCGGCCGGGAGTCTGCAACGCGGCGGAGACCCTGCTGGTGGACGCCGCCGTGGCGGAACGGTTTCTTCCGATGGCGGCGGAGCGCATGCGCCAGCGCGGGGTGGAGTGCCGCGTATGCGGGCGCAGCATGCCGTTTTTCGGGCCGGAAGCCGTTCCCGCGTCAGAGGAGGACTGGTCCACGGAGTATGAAGACCTTATTCTGTCCGTGAAGGTGGCAGACGGTGTCCGGGACGCCGTGGAGCATATCAACCGCTACGGTTCCCACCACAGCGATTCCATTGTGACGGAGGACGGAAAGGCCCGCGATTATTTCATGGGCCGCGTGGATAGCGCGTGCGTGTACCACAATTGCTCCACAAGGTTCAGCGACGGGGAAGAGTTCGGATTCGGCGCGGAAATAGGAATCGGCACGGACAAGTTCCATGCCCGGGGGCCGATGGCCTTGCGGGAGCTGACTTCCTACAAGTACGTGATTGAAGGCTCCGGGCAGGTAAAGGACCCTTCCCGAATGCCGGATGCAGTCCGTTCCCGGCCGGAGGAGATTTCCTGATGCGGAGGGGGGCACCGCAGCGAGACTGCGATGCCCCCGGTTGCAATTACACCCAGAAGAAGTTTTTGTCAGAAGGCCAGCCTGTAGCCGATGCTTCCGTTGACGCTGCCGGCACGGCTGCGGAAGTCCGCGTTGACGTCCGCAAAGACGGAGCCGGTGTAACCCACCGGAATGGTGAGGCCCGCGCCTATCTGTACGCCGGTGGCGCCTTCCCGGGCCCCGTTCACGCGGAAGCCGGCTCCCGGCGCGCCGACGGGCGCCAGCGCGGCCGTGGTTTTCCGGTCGCCCAGGTTCTGGACAACCTGCACCCGCAGTTCACCCAGGCAGGCTCTTCCCATCAGGTTGTCGGAGAGTTCCCCGCGGAGCCTGGCGCCCAGTCCCACCGTGCCGTAGGTGGAGTCCATGTCGTCCACGCTCATGCCCAGGCCTCCGGTTTCCGTAAAGCCGTCCATCCGGCTCTTGTAAATGGAGCCATTCACCAGGGGCTGGAAGACGGAGGTCCTGTTTTCGTTCAGGTACAGGTCATAGGTGCCTTCATAGAACGCGCCGCAGCTGCTGCCGCTGGTACTGCCGTGCATGGAGTACATGCCGGTTCCCGCTACGCCCGCCGTGCGGTTCAGGGAGGCGTCATTCCATCCACAGGTGAGAATGAGGTTGTGAGCCCAGCGGCCGGATTGGAGGCGGAAGAACAGGTTGCCGTAGTAGGAGTCCAGGTCTCCGTTCGCCCTGTAGGCGTCCAGGTCCCCGTAGCTGGCGGAGAAGGCCGCGCCCCAGACGAAACTGTCGCTGCACGTGACGTCAAACCCGAAGGTGCCGCCCCAGGTGTTGAGCTTGTAGCCTGATTCGTCCCTCCGGTCATCCAGCTTGCGGTAGCCGCCTTCCCCTTCAATCCAGGCATTGAAGCGGGGCAGGTCGTCGTTGACGTATTGCAGGGAGGCTCCCATTTGCGCGACCCTGTTTCTCAGGTGCAGCACCTGGTCTTTCAGGGCCCCCTTCTGGGCGGAGTGCAGGGCGGTAATCCCGCTGCCCGCATAGAAGGAGAGGGCGGATTGAATGGTTCCCGCGTCACCGGCGGCCTGGGCGTTCCCCACGGCATTGAGGAATTCCATCATGGCTGGGCTGATGTTCTGCGGGGCGGAGGTGACGGTCCACAGGCTGTCCACGGCGGCTTTCTGGTTGTCTGTGGAGGCGTAGTCCTTCAGAGGGCTGTCTCCCAGCTTGGTGAAGCGGACCTGGAAGAGTCTGCCGTCGTCGGAAAGCATTTTACCGATGTCATAGACGAGGTTGGCGAAGCCGGCATAAGTCAGGTTCACCATGTCCGCCGTCCAGCTTGTCCCGTCCGCCGTGACCAGTCCGTTTTCCGCATAGAGGGCGTTGATGGTGAATTCCGGCAGGATGGCCCAGTCTCCCGCGGCGCCGAGGCCGTAAATGTTGACGTTGATGGACGGTTCCGTCCCGCTGATGCGGATGGAGCCGTTTTCCGCCTGGATGGCCGCCCAGCCGGAATCGGCGCTGCGGGAAACGGTTTCCGTGCTGACGGTGAGGTCCAGGGATGCGCCGGAGGCCAGGTCCGCCGCCACGCCTGTGTTGTTGCCCGTCAATACCAGCTGGACCGCCCTCTGATTGGGATTGCCGCCCAGGTACAGCTTGCCGTTGGAGGCGATGGAGAGCGTGCCGGCCGTGGTGTTGTTCATCAGGGAAAGGTCCGCCGTGGCGTCCAGGTCGGAGGCTTCCCGGGTGTTGTCCCCTATGGAGATGTTCCTGTAGGCCATGGAACCGTCCGCGGCCAGGTTCTTGTCCCCCAGGACGAGGTGGCCCCCGGTCCTGGTATGGCTGACGTCCACATTGCCGTTCCCGGAGGAAAGGATGATCTGCGTGCCTTCCCCCCGGTGGGTGATGACGCCCGTACCGGTGATTTCCCCCTTGAAGGAGTAGGTTTTGCCGTTGCTGGAGGCCAGTTCCAGATGGCCGTCCGCCCCCAGGTGGAGCGTGCCGTTTTCCTGTTCCTGGTGCAGGCCTTCCAGGGCGATCGTGGAGCCGTCCTGCAGGCGCAGGCCGCCGCCGTCCAGATGGAGCAGCACGTTTTCTCCCAGATTGCTGCCCGTTGTGAGAACCAGGTTGCAGTTGCCCAGTTTCAGAGTTCCCGCGCCGGTGATGGAGGCGTTGAGCGTCAGGTCTGAAAGCGTTTCCCTGGAGATGGTGAGCAGGGCTCCCCCGGCCAGGGTGATGGAGCCGGAGCCCGTCAGGTCCGCGGCGGCCAGGGAGGCGGAGTTGAGCGTCAGCGCCGCGTCCCGTTCCACGTTCAGGGTTCCGGAGATGATGGAGCTTTCCGCCCTGTTCTGCAGGACCAGTTCCCCCTGGTGAACGTCCAGCGCGGAGGCGGTGATTCTACCGTCAATGGTCAGTTTCCTTTCTCCGTCCTTGACCAGCCGGGCG
This genomic stretch from Akkermansia biwaensis harbors:
- a CDS encoding catalase, with the protein product MSDSKNLTTEAGAPVPDNQNVLTAGPRGPMLLQDVWFLEKLAHFDREVIPERRMHAKGSGAFGTFTVTHDITRYTKAALFSEVGKKTDLLVRFSTVAGERGAADAERDIRGFAIKFYTEEGNWDLVGNNTPVFFLRDPLKFPDLNHAIKRDPRTNMRSARNNWDFWSSLPEAFHQVTVVMSDRGIPASYRHMHGFGSHAFSMLNADNERVWVKFHLKTQQGIRNLTDEEAEAIVAKDRESHQRDLYESIEKGDFPRWTMYIQVMAQEQAKACPFNPFDLTKVWPHGDYPLMEVGVLELNRNPDNYFAQIEQAAFNPANIVPGIGFSPDKMLQGRLFSYGDAQRYRLGVNHNQIPVNAPRCPFHSYHRDGMMRVDDNAGGTLGYEPNSYGEWKQQPEFREPPLELDGAAWHWDFHEDDHDYYSQPRALFRLMTPEQREALYGNTARAMGDAPDFIKQRHIDHCMECDPEYGEGVARALGMFKG
- a CDS encoding M42 family metallopeptidase, translated to MKISDDSLEFLTELLETPSPSGFEIDAQRIWADEMRKYTEDVQCDTYGNTWATFHADKENAPTLMIEAHADEIGFMIRHITPEGFLYVERVGGTDTAIARGRRVRFLGSQGEVMGITGNTAIHLREGGEKEPKIWEIYIDVGASSDKEVADLGLRVGHVGVYCDGPMLMNENKLVCRALDNRLSGFVLSEIAKRLCKQKKPLAWNVALVNAVQEEVGCIGAGMITYRIQPDAAICIDVTHATDSPGLDKGKFGDIKLGKGPAVIHGTANHPNLVARLEIVADKNKINLQHEAAGRRTGTDTDSIYVSRNGVASALVSLPLRYMHSPVETAALSDVEDTIKLLVELIKSLKPGDSFGHKL
- a CDS encoding glutamate-5-semialdehyde dehydrogenase, whose amino-acid sequence is MENPLEPVGRAAVAASRELAALSPEEKADALRLMAAGVRGAAGRIIRENSLDMEEAEKNGRNAAFLDRLLLTPERVEHMACGMEQVAALPDPVGECIREWTRPNGLHIRQVRVPLGVIGFIYESRGTVTCDAASLCLKSGNAVILRGGRESLRTNRVLAAVLREALAESAVPADALQLLDSGSREEVKQLCELDSCLNVIIPRGGKGLIRTVMDYSRVPVLKHLDGVCHVYVDAAADLKMALNILDDAKTQRPGVCNAAETLLVDAAVAERFLPMAAERMRQRGVECRVCGRSMPFFGPEAVPASEEDWSTEYEDLILSVKVADGVRDAVEHINRYGSHHSDSIVTEDGKARDYFMGRVDSACVYHNCSTRFSDGEEFGFGAEIGIGTDKFHARGPMALRELTSYKYVIEGSGQVKDPSRMPDAVRSRPEEIS
- the proB gene encoding glutamate 5-kinase, encoding MKIVVKVGTGVLTRENGTLDGSSIVHLVSALADLMQQGHQVVLVSSGAVGAGVSVLGLPSYPQELSLKQACAAVGQTRLMQTYENLFNHFDVDVAQLLLTADDLKRRRHHVQATVMRLFEHGRIIPIVNENDTVSVEELKFGDNDILSVHIARMLEADALFILTSVDGLYPPGGSRKAIIPRVEDVDAVLAFAEEDRGRFSMGGMSAKLQAIREAVNAGIGAYMMHGRHPERIGVLLEGGREEAGTFFVPKKG
- the tkt gene encoding transketolase, producing MNLDLLQKAANQARGLAMDAVHDCASGHLGLPLGCAEIGAVLFGDLLNVCPAQPRWLNRDRFILSAGHGSMFLYGWLHLSGFNVGIEDLKNFRHKGSITPGHPEFRDTDGVECTTGPLGQGIANAVGFALSARRAAARFNKPGMDIFTQNIFCLTGDGCLQEGVAREALALAAVLKLDNLILIYDSNDITLDAPAERTQLADPRAVYEALGWDVRQIDGHDLKAVAEAVEAAKAAKNGKPQLIIAKTVIGKGIPGIEGTTKGHGEGGAKLLEEAHANWGIPSGERYYVSEDVRAYFNDLKARREAAFSAWNAMYREWRQSFPELAAELDAGMDACARGVDPSVSDKDIPAFSPHYSDATRSSGSVAINAIAKADPWFLTTSADLYSSNKNYLNGGGDFSAENPEGRNFWFGIREHAMASICNGIAYDGLFRVSAATFCVFVDYMRAAIRVAALSGLPVTYILTHDSVAVGEDGPTHQPVETVSGLRVIPNLDVIRPADPEETAGAWMAALQRADGPTALILTRQKVATLNDIPVETRRQGVLKGGYVARREQDKLEAIILASGSELELALKAAERLGSGIRVVSMPSFFRFDAQPAEYRESVLPPSCMKRVSVEAGVTGLWWKYVGCQGEAVGINRFGFSAPGNQVLDELGMNVDNVVNAVQNVLAR